GCTCCAGCATGTTGACCTGCCGCGTGGTGCGGGAGAGCGCGAGTCCCAGCCGCTGCAGCAGCATCTCGCGCGGCGCCGAACTCACCAGCCGGTCGACCAGTCGCTCGAAGTGATCGGTCGCGGCCACCGCCGCCGGCCCCACGGCGGGGGGCGGGGTCTCGCGGCCGCCGAGGGTGCGCTCCACCGGCGGCGGGTCGAGGATGGTGGAGGCGGGAACGCCCCAGACCGAGAGCGGCCGAATGTCCACCCGCAGGTCGCGGTCGGGCCAGCCCCAGGCCCGGAGGCCCGCCTGGCCCTCGCTGGCGTAGGCCTCGAGCAGCGCCTCGTAGGCGGCGCGCGCTTCGGCCGAGATCACGGCGCGGGCACTGAGCGCGGGCTTGGCCAGGTGGAAGAGCTCGCCCACCAGCGCCTCGCGCTTGCGGCGGAGGAGGCTGGTGCCCTTCTCCATCCGCTCCAGCTGGCGCCGGGCGCGCAGCAGCGCGAGACGGGTGGCGGGGCCAGTCATCCGGACGGCTCGGCGGCGTGGCGGTTCGGCGGCTCGGCATGCGCCGCCCAGATGGCGTCGCTCAGCCGGGTGAGGTCCTCGCGGGGCATGCCCTCGAGCAGCCGCCAGCCGGTGCCCAGGGTCTCGTCGAGCCGGCGGCCGCCCTCCGGCTGGGCCACGAACTCGCGCTCGAACCGCTCCGCGAAGGCCAGCGCGCGGCGGTCGGCGGCCCCAGGCCGGCCTCGCCCACGATGGCCGCCATGAGCCGCGCCTCGCGCCCGGCCGCGTAGAGGGCGTAGAGCTGGTCGGCCCACGGCCGGTGCTCCGCCACGGTGCGGCCCCGGCCGATCCCCGCGTTCATCAGGCGGGAGAGTGACGGGAGGACGTCCACCGGCGGGAAGATGCCGCGGCGGTGGAGGTCGCGGCTGAGCACGATCTGGCCCTCGGTGATGTAGCCGGTGAGGTCCGGGATGGGATGGGTGATGTCGTCGTCCGGCATGGTGAGGATCGGCAGCTGGGTGAGGGAGCCGGGGCGGTCCCGCAGCAGGCCGGCGCGCTCGAAGATCGTCGCCAGGTCGGTGTACATGTAGCCGGGATAGCCGCGGCGCCCGGGGATCTCCTGGCGCGCGGTGGCGATCTCGCGCAGCGCCTCGCAGTAGTGGGTGATGTCGGCCATCACCACCAGCACGTGCAGCCCGCACTCGAAGGCCAGGTACTCCGCGGCGGTCAGCGCCATGCGGGGCGCCAGCAGGCGCTCGATGGTGGGGTCGCTGGCCTGGTTGAGGTAGAGCACGCTCCGCTCGAGGGCGCCGCTCTTCGCGAACCGCTCCAGGAAGCCGCGGGTCTCGCGCGCGGTGATGCCGATCCCGGCGAAGACCACCGCGAACGGCTCGCCGCGGGGGGCGCGCGCCTGCTCCACGATCGCGGCCGCCAGCTCCAGCGCGGGGAGGCCCGGGCCGGAGAAGACGGGCAGCTTCTGGCCCCGCACCAGGGTGTTCATGCCGTCGATGGCGCTGATGCCGGTCTCGATGAACTCGCTGGGCCGCAGCCGCCGCGCCGGGTTCATCGGGGCGCCGTTGAGCGGGCGGAGGGCCGCGCCGATCGGCGCGGGGAGGCCATCGAGGGGGCGGCCCACCCCCGAGAGGGCGCGGCCGATCAGCTCCGGCCCCACCGCCGCGCGCGCCACCTCGCCGGTGAGGGTGACGGCGGCCCGCCCGGGCGCGAGGCCCAGGGTGTCGTCGAGCACCTGGACCACGGTCATCGCCTCGCCGGCGTCGATCACCTGGCCGCGGCGGTCGGGGGCGCCCGGCATCGTCACGGTGACCCACTCGCCCAGCGCCACCTGCGCCGTGCGATGCAGGAAGAGCAGGGGGCCGGCGGCGCCATCGGCGCCACGATAGGTGCGTGCCAGTCCGCTCATGGGCCCCCCTCACGTCCCGCCACCTCCCGCACCGCCACCTCGGCGCCCGCCACCAGCCCCGGCCAGTCGGCCGGGCCGGCGTCGCGCAGCGCCGCCAGCGCCCGGCGCGCCCCCGTCAGGTCGAGCCGCTCGAGCGGGCGGCCCGCGGCCGTGGCAGCGGCGGCGGCGTCGTGCAGCGCGAGGCCCAGCCGCGCCAGTGCCAGGGTCTTGCCCACCGGGGAGGAGGCGTCGGTGGCGCTGTAGGCGCTCTGCGCCAGCACCAGCTCGCGCAGCAGCCGCGCCGACTCGAGGATGAGGCGGTCCTCGTCCTGCAGCGCATCCGGACCCACCAGCGCCGCGATCTCCTTGAGTTCGCGGCCCCGCTGCAGCAGCTCCACCAGCCGCCGCCGCGCCGCGCCCCACCCCGCGCCCCCCTCCCGCTCGAACCAGGGTTGGGTGCGCGCGAGGTACTCGGAGTAGCTCGTCTCCCAGTCGACGGCGGGGAAGTGCCGCTGGTGCGCCAGCGACGGATCGAGGGCCCAGACGGCGCCCGCCACCCGCAGGCAGGCCTGCGTCACCGGCTCGGAGAAGTCGCCGCCCGGCGGGGAGATGGCGGTGATGAGGGTGAGCGCACCGGTCCGCTCCGGCGCGCCCTGGCAGCGGACCCGCCCGGCGCGCTCGTAGAAGGTGCCGAGCCGGCTGGCGAGGTAGGTCGGATAGCCTTCCTCGCCGGGCATCTCCGCCAGGCGGGCGCTGATCTCGCGCAGCGCCTCGGCCCAGCGGGAGAGGCTGTCGGCCATGAGCGCCACCCGGCAGCCCTGGTCGCGGTAGTACTCGGCCAGCGTCATCCCCAGGTACACCGACGCCTCGCGCGCCGCCACCGGCATGTTGGAGGTGTTCACCACCATGATGGTCCGGTCCATCAGCGAGCGCCCGGTGCGCGGATCGGCGAGCTCGGGGAACTCGCTCAGCACCTCCGCCATCTCGTTGCCCCGCTCGCCGCAGCCGATGTAGACGATGATGTCGGCGTCGGCCCACTTGGCCAGCGACTGCTCGATGACGGTCTTCCCGGTGCCGAACCCGCCCGGGACCGCCACCGTGCCGCCCTCGGCCACCGGGAAGAGGAAGTCGAAGATCCGCTGCCCGGTGAGGAACGGGCGCTCGTCCCCGAGCCGCTCGGCCACCGGGCGGGGCTGCCGCACCCGCCACCGGTGGGAGAGGTAGAGCGGCGTGCCATCCCCCAGGGTGACCGCCGGCTCCCGGATGGTGAGCGGCCCGCTGGCGACCGTGGCCACGACACCGGCGGTGCCGGGCGGGACGAGGATGCGGTGCTGGAAGCCGGGGCGCTCCTCCACGGTGCCGAGCAGGTCGCCGGCGGACACCGCGGCGCCGGCCGCGACCACCGGGGTGAAGTCCCAGCGGCGCGCCGGGTCGAGGGTGGCGGCCTCGGCGCCGGCGGGGAGGAAGTCGCCGTGGGTGCGGGCCAGGTCGGGCAGCGGCCGTCCCAGGCCGTCGAGGATGGACCCGAGCAGGCCGGGGCCGAGCTCGATCTCGAGCGAGCGCCCCGTGGGCACCACCGGCTCGCCGGTGGCGAGCCCGTTGGTGTCCTCGTACACCTGCAGGGTGGCGAGGTCGCCCTCGAGGCGGATCACCTCGCCGAGCAGCCGCTGGTGGCCCACCACGGCCAGCTCATAGAGGCCCACATCGGGAAGGGGCGCCGCCTCCACGAGCGTGCCGGTGACCCGGCGGATCCGGGCGGTGCGCGGGTCGGTCACTTGAGCCGTACCCGGTAGCCGATGGCCTGCCGCAGCAGGTCGGAGATGTAGCGGTCCATGCCTTCCTCCGCCGGGCTCCAGCGCGGTCCCGGAAAGGGCACCAGCAGCGGCAGCGGCCGCCGGGCCAGCTCGCGGCGCACCTCGGGCGGGAGCAGCTCGTGCAGGGTGTCTTCCACGAGGAGGACGCCGGTGTCGGGGTCGGCGGCGAGCGCCAGCACCCGGTTGAGCGCCTGGCCCGAGGTCTCCGCCTCGACGGGGCGGAGGCCGGTGAGGGCCAGGCCGGTGGCCACCGCCGGCCGGCAGAGCACGCGCACGGCGTAGCTCATGGCGGCCCCGCCGCGTGGTCGCGCCGGGGGGGCGGCGCGCCGAGCGCCACGCCCCAGACCGCCCGCTGCAGGAAGACCACCTCCGCGCGGAGGGGACAGCAGGTAGCTGACCACCGGTGCGGCGCCGAGCGGATCGCGTCGGGCGCGGCGCTGCCAGGCCTGGCGGCGCCGGTCGGCGAGGTCGCGCTCCAGGGTGGCCGGGTCGCCGATCTCGGGCGGGAGCAGCGGGGCCAGCGTGGTTGCGGCGAGCACCCGCGGCAGCAGCGCCGCGACCTGGTCGGGCGCGGCGGCGGCGATGCGGGTGCAGCCCTCGAGCGTGAGCGCCTCGCCACCGGGCAGGAAGAGCGAGGCGGGGAGCAGGTCGCCGCCGCGTCCGACAAGGAGCAGGGCGGTGCGCAGGTTGTCGAGGTCGATCGCCTCGCGCACGAACCCGCGCCAGCCGCCCCCGAGCTGGCGCGCGGCCGCGAGGGCCATCGCGCCCGCCGTGCGGGCCAGGGCCACATCAATCGACAGCAGGTCGGGGTGCCCCGCGCGCGGGGCGCAGCGCCGGCGCAAAGGGGGAGCGCCACGCCGCGAGCAGTGCGGCGATGGCCGCCACCGAGGGCAGGCGCGCCAGCTCCGCCTGCACCCGCTCGGGAAGGGTCGGGGTGGGGAGGAGCCCCAGCAGGCGGGCCTCCGCCGGGACCCCGGCGGCCGCGCCGCGGAGCAGGCCCCGGAGCGACCGCTGGTCCTCGAGGGCAAAGAGCAGGCGGCCCAGCGCCTCGCCGGGTTCCCAGCGTG
The Gemmatimonadota bacterium DNA segment above includes these coding regions:
- a CDS encoding V-type ATP synthase subunit D, with translation MTGPATRLALLRARRQLERMEKGTSLLRRKREALVGELFHLAKPALSARAVISAEARAAYEALLEAYASEGQAGLRAWGWPDRDLRVDIRPLSVWGVPASTILDPPPVERTLGGRETPPPAVGPAAVAATDHFERLVDRLVSSAPREMLLQRLGLALSRTTRQVNMLEQRLTPALEQRLAEVRRRLDEREREEKVRLLRIKRRNA
- a CDS encoding V-type ATP synthase subunit A, which gives rise to MRRVTGTLVEAAPLPDVGLYELAVVGHQRLLGEVIRLEGDLATLQVYEDTNGLATGEPVVPTGRSLEIELGPGLLGSILDGLGRPLPDLARTHGDFLPAGAEAATLDPARRWDFTPVVAAGAAVSAGDLLGTVEERPGFQHRILVPPGTAGVVATVASGPLTIREPAVTLGDGTPLYLSHRWRVRQPRPVAERLGDERPFLTGQRIFDFLFPVAEGGTVAVPGGFGTGKTVIEQSLAKWADADIIVYIGCGERGNEMAEVLSEFPELADPRTGRSLMDRTIMVVNTSNMPVAAREASVYLGMTLAEYYRDQGCRVALMADSLSRWAEALREISARLAEMPGEEGYPTYLASRLGTFYERAGRVRCQGAPERTGALTLITAISPPGGDFSEPVTQACLRVAGAVWALDPSLAHQRHFPAVDWETSYSEYLARTQPWFEREGGAGWGAARRRLVELLQRGRELKEIAALVGPDALQDEDRLILESARLLRELVLAQSAYSATDASSPVGKTLALARLGLALHDAAAAATAAGRPLERLDLTGARRALAALRDAGPADWPGLVAGAEVAVREVAGREGGP
- a CDS encoding V-type ATP synthase subunit F, whose amino-acid sequence is MALARTAGAMALAAARQLGGGWRGFVREAIDLDNLRTALLLVGRGGDLLPASLFLPGGEALTLEGCTRIAAAAPDQVAALLPRVLAATTLAPLLPPEIGDPATLERDLADRRRQAWQRRARRDPLGAAPVVSYLLSPPRGGGLPAAGGLGRGARRAAPPARPRGGAAMSYAVRVLCRPAVATGLALTGLRPVEAETSGQALNRVLALAADPDTGVLLVEDTLHELLPPEVRRELARRPLPLLVPFPGPRWSPAEEGMDRYISDLLRQAIGYRVRLK